Proteins encoded within one genomic window of Candidatus Thiodiazotropha endoloripes:
- the panD gene encoding aspartate 1-decarboxylase, with protein sequence MQLTLLKCKLHRACVTHSELDYEGSCAIDAELMQLAGIHEYEQIQIYNVTNGERFTTYAILAEAGSRVISVNGAAAHKANPGDRVIICAYAGLDADEMKGFKPSLVYLNEENQVLRTGDAIPIQAA encoded by the coding sequence ATGCAGCTGACATTACTCAAGTGCAAGCTACACAGGGCATGTGTCACCCACTCAGAATTGGACTACGAAGGCTCATGTGCCATTGATGCCGAGCTGATGCAGCTGGCAGGCATCCATGAGTACGAACAGATCCAAATCTATAACGTGACCAACGGTGAAAGGTTCACAACCTACGCCATTCTGGCCGAGGCGGGTTCTCGGGTAATTTCCGTCAATGGCGCTGCGGCGCACAAAGCCAATCCGGGCGATCGCGTGATTATTTGTGCCTATGCCGGTCTGGATGCGGATGAGATGAAAGGATTCAAACCAAGCCTGGTCTATCTGAACGAAGAGAATCAGGTGCTTCGTACCGGTGACGCCATTCCGATTCAGGCAGCCTGA
- the glgA gene encoding glycogen synthase GlgA: MKILYASSEVAPLIKTGGLADVAGSLPAALNHIGMDCRLIVPGYPQVLAKADNLQKVSELQVDGSTVTLLQGECGPHQVPMYVVDAPRWFDRPGNPYLTPEGYNWPDNADRFMLFCQVAVLVALDRAGLDWQPEVVHANDWQTGLIAPLLQPEEQRPATLFTIHNLAYQGLFDWATFLRLGLDKSLWTHHALEFHDQLSFIKGGIALSDRVNTVSPTYAEEIKTAEFGYGLEGLLQYRASHFSGVLNGIDYHQWDPLNDPHIDTPYSIDSFPAKRNNKLALQREFGLPEDEYIPLFGYVGRLVDQKGVDLILQVLPGLMDSGAQLVLLGSGDHSLQSALEKISNRYHSRVGITIGYDEGLSHRIEAGSDCFLMPSRFEPCGLNQMYSLRYGTVPIVRRTGGLADSVVDVTPHTLANGTATGFVFDNADGSSLWGAIEHAINFYRRSGSDWDILAMTGMQQDLSWEASAQHYLELYQTSIDDPGL; encoded by the coding sequence ATGAAGATCCTCTATGCCAGCAGCGAAGTGGCACCTCTCATCAAGACTGGCGGCTTGGCTGACGTAGCCGGCAGTCTGCCCGCTGCGCTGAACCATATTGGCATGGACTGCCGCCTGATCGTTCCAGGCTATCCCCAGGTACTCGCCAAAGCGGATAATCTGCAAAAGGTGTCTGAGCTGCAAGTCGATGGCAGTACGGTCACGCTGCTCCAGGGGGAGTGTGGCCCCCATCAGGTACCGATGTATGTAGTCGATGCACCCAGATGGTTCGATCGCCCAGGCAATCCCTATCTCACGCCGGAGGGCTATAACTGGCCCGACAATGCTGACCGGTTCATGCTCTTTTGTCAGGTGGCCGTCTTGGTTGCTCTGGACAGGGCCGGCCTCGACTGGCAGCCGGAAGTTGTTCATGCCAACGATTGGCAGACCGGCTTGATCGCCCCCCTGCTGCAGCCTGAGGAGCAGCGTCCAGCCACCCTGTTCACCATACACAACCTGGCCTATCAGGGCCTGTTTGACTGGGCGACCTTTCTTCGACTCGGTCTCGATAAATCGCTCTGGACCCATCACGCCCTGGAGTTCCATGACCAACTCTCATTCATCAAAGGGGGGATTGCTCTGTCCGACCGGGTCAATACGGTCAGTCCCACCTATGCGGAAGAGATCAAAACCGCTGAGTTCGGCTATGGCCTGGAGGGCTTGCTGCAATACCGCGCCAGCCATTTCAGCGGCGTCCTCAACGGCATCGACTACCATCAGTGGGATCCACTCAACGATCCCCACATCGACACCCCCTACTCCATCGACAGCTTCCCGGCCAAACGCAATAACAAACTGGCGCTGCAACGGGAGTTCGGACTGCCTGAGGATGAGTATATTCCCTTGTTCGGATATGTCGGTCGGCTGGTGGATCAGAAGGGTGTCGACCTGATCCTGCAGGTTCTGCCGGGGCTCATGGACTCAGGAGCTCAGCTGGTACTGCTGGGATCCGGGGACCATAGCCTGCAAAGCGCACTGGAAAAGATCAGTAACCGATACCATAGCCGGGTGGGTATCACCATCGGTTACGATGAGGGACTCTCCCATCGTATCGAGGCCGGCAGCGACTGTTTTCTGATGCCTTCCCGATTCGAACCTTGCGGCTTGAACCAGATGTACAGCCTGAGATATGGCACTGTGCCGATTGTCCGGCGTACCGGCGGATTGGCGGATAGTGTCGTCGATGTCACACCGCACACACTGGCGAATGGCACTGCCACGGGTTTTGTCTTTGATAACGCCGACGGCAGCAGCCTATGGGGCGCGATTGAACACGCCATCAATTTCTACCGACGCTCAGGCAGTGACTGGGATATACTTGCCATGACCGGCATGCAGCAGGATCTGAGTTGGGAGGCCAGTGCGCAGCACTACCTTGAACTTTACCAGACATCGATCGACGATCCTGGTCTCTGA
- the pgi gene encoding glucose-6-phosphate isomerase, producing MTEIHQTDEWRALESHWQDMESVQMRELFQQGPERSEQLSIRQCGILLDYSKNRITSQTMKLLLALANSIDLDGWRRRMFSGERINITEDRAVLHVALRNRSNQPIWFDAEDVMPGVNAILEKMASFTEQVRSGDWKGYSGKSITDVVNIGIGGSNLGPLMVCEALKPYQRDDLRLHFVSNVDASHIHDTLSGLNPETTLFVVASKTFTTQETLTNAATARAWLLDSLKDQAAVARHFVAVSTNAEKVAEFGIDTQNMFEFWDWVGGRYSLWSAIGLPIAIAIGMPRFYELLEGAHEMDQHFLHADLSQNMPVIMALLGIWYVNFAGFHSHAILPYDQFMRYLPDYLQQADMESNGKRVTRFGRPVEYATGPVIWGAAGTDGQHAFYQLIHQGTQIIPCDFIIPVNSQNESTDHHQKLFANCLAQTEALMRGKNRTEAREEMEQAGMSPEQIVDLLPHKIFPGNRPSNTLLIDKITPSRLGSLIALYEHKIFVQGMIWQVNSFDQWGVELGKQLAGVIQPELLQEQAELKHDSSTNGLINYFHRHRLPTR from the coding sequence ATGACAGAGATACATCAGACGGATGAGTGGCGCGCACTAGAGTCGCATTGGCAGGATATGGAATCGGTCCAGATGCGCGAACTGTTTCAACAGGGGCCTGAACGCTCCGAGCAGCTGTCGATCAGGCAGTGCGGCATACTGCTCGACTATTCGAAGAATCGCATCACCAGCCAGACCATGAAGCTGTTACTGGCGTTGGCCAACAGTATCGACCTGGACGGCTGGCGTCGCCGGATGTTTTCTGGAGAGCGCATCAATATCACGGAAGACAGGGCGGTACTGCATGTCGCACTGAGGAATCGCAGTAATCAACCGATCTGGTTCGATGCCGAGGATGTAATGCCCGGCGTCAACGCCATCCTGGAGAAGATGGCTTCATTCACTGAGCAGGTACGCTCCGGAGATTGGAAAGGCTACAGCGGCAAGTCCATTACCGATGTGGTCAATATCGGTATTGGCGGCTCCAATCTCGGGCCATTGATGGTCTGTGAGGCGTTGAAGCCCTATCAGCGGGATGATCTGCGTCTCCATTTCGTATCCAATGTGGATGCCAGCCATATTCACGATACCCTCAGTGGGCTGAATCCGGAGACCACCCTGTTCGTGGTGGCATCCAAGACCTTCACCACTCAAGAGACCCTGACCAATGCGGCCACGGCCAGAGCATGGCTATTGGATAGTCTCAAGGATCAGGCGGCTGTAGCCCGCCACTTCGTTGCGGTCTCCACCAACGCCGAAAAGGTCGCTGAGTTCGGTATCGATACTCAGAACATGTTCGAATTCTGGGATTGGGTGGGTGGACGCTACTCCCTTTGGTCTGCGATTGGACTGCCGATCGCCATCGCCATTGGTATGCCACGCTTCTATGAGCTGTTGGAGGGTGCCCATGAGATGGACCAGCACTTTCTGCATGCGGATCTGTCTCAGAACATGCCGGTCATCATGGCCCTGCTGGGTATCTGGTATGTCAACTTTGCCGGCTTTCACAGTCATGCCATACTCCCCTACGATCAGTTCATGAGGTATCTGCCGGACTATCTCCAGCAGGCGGACATGGAGAGCAATGGTAAACGGGTGACCCGTTTTGGCAGACCGGTGGAGTACGCAACCGGGCCGGTTATCTGGGGGGCTGCCGGCACCGATGGTCAGCATGCCTTCTATCAGCTGATTCATCAGGGCACCCAGATCATCCCTTGCGATTTTATCATTCCGGTGAACAGTCAGAATGAATCCACCGACCATCATCAGAAACTGTTTGCCAACTGCCTGGCTCAAACAGAGGCCCTGATGAGAGGTAAGAACCGTACCGAGGCACGTGAGGAGATGGAGCAGGCGGGTATGTCGCCGGAGCAGATTGTCGATCTGCTGCCGCACAAGATTTTCCCAGGCAATCGCCCCAGCAACACCCTGCTGATCGACAAGATCACCCCATCTCGTTTGGGTTCGTTGATCGCCCTGTATGAGCACAAGATTTTTGTGCAGGGCATGATCTGGCAGGTCAACTCATTCGATCAATGGGGGGTCGAGCTGGGTAAACAGCTGGCGGGTGTCATCCAGCCGGAACTGCTGCAAGAGCAGGCCGAGCTGAAACATGACAGCTCAACCAATGGATTGATCAACTATTTCCACCGGCATCGGTTGCCGACCCGGTGA
- the glgB gene encoding 1,4-alpha-glucan branching protein GlgB, translating into MKSQKTNTISEAMQRIIDACHHDPFEVLGCHVNAGVCQINLFLPHAEKVSLAESGQQIPRVSGTDFFSLSLPADQVGDHYLLNWQDKFGQSHSNHDPYSFSAQLPEFDMHLFNEGKHRHVYRFFGSHSHQAEGIDGVLFAVWAPNATRVSVVGNFNQWDGRIHPMRSRGGSGVWELFIPELKPGSLYKFEIRTQEGHVSLRTDPYGNYFQRRPETAAVVIADDHYSWQDEEWINTRATTNWQQQPMSVYEVHLGSWRRDEQGDFLNYRDLAHQLCDHVKAVGFTHIELLPITEHPFDGSWGYQTTGYFAPTSRFGTPDDFRYFIDHLHQNGIGVLLDWVPAHFPKDRHALAEFDGTALYEHEDPRKGEHRDWGTLIFNFGRNEVRNFLISSAIYWLEEFHLDGLRVDAVASMLYLDYSREPGDWVPNQYGGRENLEAVDFLRELNSVTHDLHPGTMMIAEESTAWPQVSRPTWLGGLGFSMKWNMGWMHDSLSYMSQDPIYRHYHHDLLTFGLLYAFTENFVLPFSHDEVVHGKGSMIDKMPGDDWQRFANLRLLYTYMFTYPGKKLLFMGSEFAQGREWNDDDALDWYLQDYPHHRGITTLLTDLNRLYRESPSLHQNEFEFSGFEWIDCHDSSQSILSYARKDRDGNELLIVLNFTPVPRDNYRIGVNRPGQYQEIMNSDSEFYGGSNMGNGKPLDTEKVSWMGRDHSIILTLPPLGAIILKGSH; encoded by the coding sequence ATGAAAAGCCAAAAGACAAACACAATCAGCGAAGCCATGCAACGCATTATCGATGCATGCCACCATGACCCGTTTGAGGTTTTAGGGTGTCATGTCAATGCAGGTGTTTGTCAGATCAACCTGTTTTTACCCCATGCGGAAAAGGTCAGCCTGGCTGAGTCGGGGCAGCAGATTCCTCGGGTCAGCGGTACTGATTTTTTCTCCCTGTCATTGCCGGCTGATCAGGTCGGTGATCACTATCTGCTGAATTGGCAGGATAAATTCGGCCAGAGCCACAGTAATCACGACCCCTACAGCTTTTCCGCCCAGTTGCCGGAATTCGACATGCATCTGTTCAATGAGGGCAAACATCGCCATGTCTACCGCTTTTTCGGTTCCCATAGCCATCAGGCAGAGGGTATCGATGGGGTGCTGTTCGCGGTATGGGCACCGAATGCCACCCGTGTTTCGGTGGTCGGGAATTTCAATCAATGGGATGGCCGTATTCATCCGATGCGTTCCCGGGGCGGTTCCGGGGTATGGGAGCTGTTCATACCTGAACTCAAACCCGGCTCTCTCTACAAGTTCGAAATCCGCACCCAGGAGGGTCATGTCTCTTTGAGGACCGACCCCTATGGCAACTATTTTCAGCGCCGACCGGAAACGGCCGCCGTGGTGATCGCCGATGATCACTACAGCTGGCAGGATGAAGAGTGGATCAACACCCGGGCCACCACGAATTGGCAGCAACAGCCCATGTCGGTCTATGAAGTCCATCTCGGCTCATGGCGCCGGGATGAACAGGGTGATTTTCTCAACTACCGGGATCTTGCCCATCAGCTCTGTGATCATGTCAAGGCCGTCGGTTTTACCCATATCGAGCTGTTACCCATCACCGAACACCCCTTTGACGGCTCCTGGGGGTATCAGACAACCGGCTATTTCGCTCCGACCAGTCGCTTCGGTACGCCGGACGATTTTCGCTATTTCATCGATCATCTGCATCAGAACGGGATAGGCGTTCTACTCGACTGGGTGCCGGCCCACTTCCCCAAAGATCGCCATGCACTGGCGGAGTTTGACGGCACCGCGCTCTACGAACATGAAGATCCCCGCAAGGGTGAACACCGGGACTGGGGCACCCTGATCTTCAATTTCGGACGCAACGAAGTCAGAAATTTTCTCATCTCCAGCGCCATCTACTGGCTTGAAGAGTTTCATCTCGACGGTCTGCGGGTCGATGCGGTTGCCTCCATGCTCTATCTGGACTACTCCAGGGAGCCGGGGGACTGGGTGCCCAATCAATATGGCGGCCGGGAGAACCTGGAAGCCGTCGATTTCCTGCGTGAGCTGAACAGTGTTACACACGATCTTCACCCGGGCACCATGATGATCGCTGAAGAGTCCACCGCCTGGCCTCAGGTCTCACGACCCACTTGGCTGGGTGGATTGGGATTCAGCATGAAATGGAACATGGGCTGGATGCATGACAGCCTCTCCTACATGTCACAGGATCCGATCTATCGCCACTATCACCACGACCTGCTGACCTTCGGCCTGCTCTATGCCTTCACTGAGAATTTTGTCTTGCCTTTCTCCCATGATGAGGTGGTTCACGGCAAGGGCTCGATGATCGACAAAATGCCTGGGGATGACTGGCAAAGATTTGCCAATCTACGGCTGCTCTATACCTACATGTTTACCTATCCCGGTAAAAAGCTGCTCTTCATGGGCAGTGAATTTGCCCAGGGGCGGGAGTGGAATGATGATGACGCCCTGGATTGGTATCTTCAGGATTATCCTCACCACCGGGGAATCACAACCCTGCTGACCGATCTGAACAGATTATACCGGGAGTCCCCCAGCCTGCATCAGAATGAGTTCGAATTCTCCGGTTTTGAGTGGATCGACTGTCACGACAGTTCCCAGTCGATTCTCAGTTACGCACGCAAGGACCGGGACGGCAATGAGTTACTGATCGTACTCAACTTCACACCGGTGCCCAGGGACAACTATCGGATCGGTGTCAATCGGCCTGGACAGTACCAGGAGATCATGAACTCCGATTCCGAGTTTTACGGCGGTTCCAACATGGGCAATGGCAAACCGCTGGATACTGAGAAAGTCTCCTGGATGGGTAGGGATCATTCAATCATCCTCACCCTGCCCCCATTGGGCGCAATCATCCTCAAAGGAAGTCACTAG
- the glgC gene encoding glucose-1-phosphate adenylyltransferase: protein MIDQSQRFVSLLTRNTLALILAGGRGSRLKHLTKWRSKPAVPFGGKFRIVDFPLSNCINSGIRRVGVLTQYKAHSLLLHIQRGWNFLRGEFGEFVELLPAQQRIESSWYEGTADAVYQNLDILRSHNPDYVLILAGDHIYKMDYGTMIAEHVESGADMTVGCLTVDLESAKEFGVMTVDSDNWVSEFSEKPADPKPIPGHDNLALASMGIYVFNRKFLFEQLIRDADMPQSSHDFGKDIIPQVIEKYRVLAYPFTDSTSGKQAYWRDVGTIDAFWTANLELIGVTPPLNLYDRSWPIWTYQEQLPPAKFVFDDEERRGMAVDSMVSGGCVISGAKVTNSLLFSNVRVNSYSSVNQTVVLPDVNIGRNCRINKAVIDRGCDIPEGTIIGEDPAADAERFYVSEKGVVLVTPEMLGQVLHHVR from the coding sequence ATGATAGACCAGAGCCAGCGCTTTGTCAGTCTGTTGACAAGAAATACCCTTGCGCTGATCCTAGCAGGTGGACGTGGTTCCAGACTCAAGCATCTGACCAAGTGGCGCTCCAAGCCGGCGGTTCCCTTCGGTGGGAAGTTTCGAATTGTCGATTTTCCCCTATCCAACTGCATCAACTCAGGGATACGCCGAGTTGGTGTACTTACCCAATACAAAGCCCACTCCCTGCTGCTGCATATCCAGCGTGGTTGGAACTTCCTGCGTGGGGAGTTCGGAGAATTTGTCGAGTTATTGCCGGCGCAACAGCGGATTGAGAGCAGTTGGTATGAGGGTACGGCAGATGCGGTCTACCAGAATCTGGATATCCTGCGCAGCCACAATCCGGACTATGTGCTGATTCTGGCGGGCGACCATATCTATAAAATGGACTATGGCACCATGATCGCCGAGCATGTTGAATCCGGTGCCGACATGACCGTAGGTTGCCTGACGGTGGATTTGGAAAGTGCCAAGGAGTTTGGCGTGATGACCGTGGACTCTGATAACTGGGTCAGTGAATTCAGTGAAAAACCGGCCGACCCCAAACCGATTCCGGGACATGATAATCTGGCTCTGGCCTCTATGGGGATCTACGTATTCAACCGCAAGTTTCTGTTTGAACAACTGATCCGGGATGCGGATATGCCGCAATCCTCTCACGATTTCGGTAAGGACATCATTCCCCAGGTGATCGAAAAATACCGGGTGCTGGCCTATCCGTTCACCGACTCTACCAGTGGCAAACAGGCCTATTGGCGTGATGTGGGTACCATCGATGCATTCTGGACCGCCAATCTGGAGCTGATCGGTGTCACACCGCCACTCAATCTCTACGATCGCAGCTGGCCCATCTGGACCTATCAGGAGCAACTGCCCCCCGCCAAGTTCGTGTTTGATGATGAAGAGCGGCGCGGCATGGCGGTGGACTCCATGGTCTCGGGGGGGTGTGTGATCTCCGGCGCCAAGGTGACCAATTCTCTGCTGTTTTCCAATGTGCGGGTCAACTCTTACAGTAGTGTGAATCAGACCGTGGTGCTGCCTGATGTCAATATCGGGCGTAACTGCAGAATCAACAAAGCGGTGATCGATCGGGGTTGTGATATCCCGGAAGGTACGATTATCGGCGAAGACCCCGCTGCGGATGCGGAGCGATTCTATGTCAGTGAAAAGGGCGTTGTCCTGGTGACGCCGGAAATGTTGGGTCAGGTTCTACACCATGTCAGATAG
- a CDS encoding glycoside hydrolase family 57 protein — protein sequence MSDSEHQDNRLQVVFCWHMHQPYYKGPEGSDYLLPWVYLHGLKDYSDMAAHLEHVPDAKAVVNFAPVLLEQIDDYSEQIAAWLKTGQLIKDPLLAALAGPGLPVDEAYRKELISACMRANEHRLISRFKHFNELADLVKHTLENDRMVGYLNDQCLVDLLVWYHLAWVGECQRVNDLRVRSLQAKGRGFNSDDRRRLMELIGEVLQGLPGRYTDLAKSGQVELSVTPYAHPIVPLMIDMDSAKDALPSIHMPDLEQYPGGESRARWHMRKGLEVFEKHFGFRPKGCWPSEGGVSEATLKMLEEEGFNWAATGQQVLSNSLMAGGGDSQLPDNWVHSAYHVQEGHLNMFFRDDGLSDLIGFTYGEWHADDAVGDLINHLVNIADSCKGDPDAVVSIIMDGENAWEYYPYNGSYFLNAMYERLSQHPRLRLTTFSEVLDRQKKLSPRLSKLVAGSWVYGTFTTWIGDRDKNRAWDMLGEAKKVYDQVLDTKNFSDDQLREIEKQLAICEGSDWFWWFGDYNPESTVSDFEQLFRSQLSHLFELLGEAVPDYLSEVFAVGSGAPVQGGVMKKND from the coding sequence ATGTCAGATAGCGAACATCAAGATAACCGCCTGCAGGTGGTTTTCTGCTGGCATATGCATCAGCCCTACTACAAAGGGCCGGAGGGCAGTGATTATCTGCTGCCCTGGGTCTATCTGCATGGGCTGAAGGACTACTCTGATATGGCGGCCCATCTTGAACATGTGCCGGATGCCAAGGCGGTGGTGAATTTCGCCCCCGTACTGCTTGAACAGATCGATGACTACAGTGAGCAGATTGCAGCCTGGCTGAAAACGGGGCAGTTGATCAAGGATCCTCTGCTGGCCGCCCTGGCCGGTCCTGGACTGCCGGTGGATGAGGCCTACCGCAAAGAATTGATCAGTGCCTGTATGCGGGCCAATGAACATCGTCTGATCAGCCGCTTCAAACACTTCAATGAGCTGGCCGACCTGGTCAAGCACACACTGGAAAACGACCGCATGGTCGGCTATCTCAACGATCAGTGTCTGGTCGACCTGCTGGTCTGGTACCACCTGGCCTGGGTGGGTGAGTGTCAGCGGGTCAACGACCTGCGTGTCAGATCGCTGCAGGCCAAGGGTCGGGGATTCAATTCCGATGATCGCCGGCGCTTGATGGAGTTGATCGGGGAAGTGCTGCAGGGTTTACCCGGCCGCTATACCGATTTGGCAAAATCGGGCCAGGTGGAACTCTCGGTCACCCCCTATGCCCATCCCATCGTGCCGTTGATGATCGATATGGATTCAGCCAAGGACGCCTTGCCTTCGATTCATATGCCCGATCTGGAGCAGTACCCGGGCGGCGAGTCCCGTGCGAGATGGCATATGCGCAAGGGATTGGAGGTATTTGAAAAACATTTCGGCTTTCGACCCAAAGGGTGCTGGCCATCAGAAGGTGGTGTCAGTGAAGCCACCCTGAAAATGTTGGAAGAGGAGGGATTCAACTGGGCGGCCACCGGACAACAGGTGTTGAGTAACAGCCTGATGGCTGGAGGCGGGGATTCCCAGCTGCCCGATAACTGGGTGCACTCCGCATACCACGTCCAGGAGGGGCACCTCAACATGTTCTTTCGCGATGACGGCCTGTCGGATCTGATTGGATTCACCTATGGTGAGTGGCATGCCGATGATGCGGTCGGGGATCTGATCAATCACCTGGTCAATATCGCCGACTCCTGTAAAGGGGATCCGGATGCGGTGGTATCAATCATCATGGATGGAGAAAATGCCTGGGAATACTACCCTTACAACGGCAGCTACTTTCTCAATGCCATGTATGAAAGGTTGTCGCAGCATCCCCGCTTGAGACTGACCACCTTTTCCGAAGTGTTGGATCGACAGAAGAAACTCTCGCCAAGACTCTCCAAGCTGGTGGCCGGTAGCTGGGTTTATGGCACCTTTACCACCTGGATCGGTGATCGCGATAAGAATCGCGCCTGGGATATGTTGGGTGAGGCTAAAAAGGTTTATGACCAGGTCCTGGACACCAAGAATTTTTCCGATGACCAGCTGAGGGAAATTGAAAAGCAGTTGGCAATCTGTGAAGGTTCCGATTGGTTTTGGTGGTTCGGTGACTACAATCCCGAGTCCACCGTAAGCGATTTTGAACAACTGTTCCGCAGCCAGCTCTCTCATCTGTTCGAGCTGCTGGGTGAGGCAGTACCGGACTATCTTTCCGAAGTTTTTGCCGTAGGCAGCGGAGCGCCGGTGCAGGGCGGAGTGATGAAAAAGAATGATTAA